From a single Papaver somniferum cultivar HN1 unplaced genomic scaffold, ASM357369v1 unplaced-scaffold_19, whole genome shotgun sequence genomic region:
- the LOC113338769 gene encoding protein PMR5-like has translation MGVHCVCKVLLLLILFEIVSSTQLQITKLHKQKPPNSSSKSHKGNNKKKPVVPPNQESCNIFVGSWVQDDSYPIYQSSNCLIIDPEFNCQLYGRPDSAYLKYKWQPSGCNIPRFNGLDFLTKMKGKSIMFIGDSLGLNQWQSLVCMISAAVPKAKTQFTKHDPLSSFKFVEYGVSVSFYRTPYLVDIDSVNGKRILRLDSISQSGSIWKDVDVLSFNSGHWWSHKGQLQGWDSMELGGSIYEDMDRLVAFDRGMRTWSNWVDTNIDTTKTRVYFQGVSPTHYNPKEWKDNSGRKNCYGETGPLGGETYPGSYPDQMGVIQSVIRDMKTPTYLLDITVLSELRKDGHPSVYSGNVTPDQRLNPNRSSDCSHWCLPGLPDTWNQLFYATI, from the exons ATGGGAGTTCATTGTGTTTGTaaagttcttttgttgttgataCTGTTTGAAATAGTATCATCAACTCAACTGCAAATAACAAAATTACACAAACAAAAACCACCaaattcatcatcaaaatctCATAAgggtaataataagaagaaaccaGTTGTTCCTCCAAACCAAGAAAGTTGTAATATATTTGTAGGAAGTTGGGTTCAAGATGATAGTTACCCAATTTATCAATCATCAAATTGTCTTATCATTGATCCTGAGTTCAACTGTCAATTATACGGCAGACCGGACTCTGCTTATCTCAAATATAAATGGCAACCCAGTGGTTGTAATATTCCAAG GTTCAATGGGCTTGATTTCTTAACAAAAATGAAAGGAAAATCGATTATGTTCATCGGAGATTCGTTAGGTCTGAACCAATGGCAATCTTTGGTTTGCATGATATCGGCAGCAGTACCAAAAGCCAAAACTCAGTTTACGAAACATGATCCTTTATCATCATTTAAATTTGTG GAATATGGAGTCAGTGTATCCTTCTACCGAACACCGTATCTAGTCGATATCGACAGTGTCAACGGAAAGCGAATTCTCCGACTTGACAGTATTTCTCAAAGCGGCAGTATCTGGAAAGATGTTGATGTTCTATCGTTTAATTCCGGGCACTGGTGGTCTCATAAAGGACAACTTCAAGG GTGGGATAGCATGGAACTAGGAGGATCAATCTACGAAGATATGGATCGTTTGGTTGCTTTTGATAGAGGAATGAGAACATGGTCAAACTGGGTTGACACCAACATTGACACAACCAAAACTAGAGTTTACTTCCAAGGTGTTTCTCCTACGCATTACAA TCCTAAAGAGTGGAAAGACAATTCAGGGAGGAAGAATTGTTACGGAGAAACAGGACCTTTAGGTGGAGAAACATATCCTGGGTCATACCCAGATCAGATGGGGGTAATTCAATCAGTGATCAGGGATATGAAAACACCTACTTATCTACTCGACATAACGGTTCTTTCCGAGCTACGAAAAGATGGGCATCCGTCGGTATACAGTGGAAATGTGACTCCAGATCAAAGATTGAACCCGAATCGCTCTTCGGATTGTAGTCATTGGTGCCTACCGGGGTTGCCGGATACTTGGAACCAGTTGTTCTATGCTACAATTTAA